In Pleurocapsa sp. PCC 7319, the following are encoded in one genomic region:
- a CDS encoding tRNA-(ms[2]io[6]A)-hydroxylase — MTNRVVPSATIAKIKILQQPTKSAWIEQAIANLDTILLDHSHCERKAAGVAINMMFRYPAHQKLVRQLTAIAQEELEHFEQVNQWLEKRNIPLAPLNSPPYFAKLKSQIRHSEPDRLIDSLLISAIIEARSHERLGLIGANCPDPELAKFYCGLMASEARHYGIYWVLAEHYSDRLTVEHRLAELGEYESSILATLHHEPRVHS, encoded by the coding sequence ATGACTAATCGAGTAGTTCCTTCAGCAACAATTGCCAAAATTAAAATTCTGCAACAACCAACTAAATCAGCTTGGATCGAGCAGGCGATCGCTAACCTAGATACAATTTTACTAGATCATTCTCATTGTGAACGTAAAGCAGCTGGGGTCGCAATTAATATGATGTTTCGTTATCCTGCTCATCAGAAGTTGGTACGGCAGTTAACAGCGATCGCCCAAGAGGAGTTAGAACATTTTGAGCAGGTCAATCAATGGTTAGAAAAACGAAATATTCCCCTGGCACCTTTGAATTCTCCACCTTATTTTGCCAAGTTGAAATCTCAGATTCGTCACTCAGAACCAGATCGTTTAATTGACTCTTTATTAATTTCGGCAATTATTGAAGCTCGCTCTCACGAAAGACTCGGTTTAATAGGTGCCAACTGTCCCGATCCAGAATTAGCCAAATTTTATTGCGGTTTAATGGCATCAGAAGCACGCCATTATGGAATTTACTGGGTATTAGCAGAACACTATAGCGATCGCTTAACCGTTGAACACCGCTTAGCAGAGCTAGGGGAATATGAAAGCAGCATTTTAGCGACTCTACATCACGAGCCCAGAGTACATAGTTAG
- a CDS encoding metallophosphoesterase family protein — protein sequence MHIVTTANMNYRRIVIGDVHGHYDTLIALLDSISPNNEDQVYFLGDLIDRGPNSAQVVDFVMRNQYQCLRGNHEEMLLDVVGSGEVSMELYQGWLYSGGHATVASYDNKIPQEHIDWIKSLPLYLDLGDFWLVHAGVNPNLPLQQQGSDQFCWIRDDFHSSEQAYFSKKLIITGHTITFTLPGVEPGQIAAGKGWLDIETGAYHHNSGWMTAVDLNHHKVYQANTIDGRLRIMPLRKAIAKVDATKIVSRRMRKRA from the coding sequence ATGCACATCGTCACAACAGCTAATATGAACTACCGTCGAATTGTCATTGGTGATGTCCACGGACACTATGACACTTTAATTGCATTATTAGACTCGATTTCACCTAACAACGAAGATCAAGTATATTTTTTAGGCGACTTAATTGATCGAGGTCCCAACAGCGCGCAAGTAGTTGATTTCGTTATGCGTAATCAATATCAATGCCTTCGAGGCAATCATGAAGAAATGCTGCTAGATGTGGTGGGGAGTGGAGAGGTGTCAATGGAACTATACCAAGGCTGGTTGTATAGTGGTGGTCATGCTACGGTAGCTAGCTACGATAACAAGATTCCTCAAGAACATATCGATTGGATAAAAAGCTTACCCTTATACCTAGATTTAGGAGATTTTTGGTTAGTTCACGCGGGAGTAAATCCTAATCTGCCTCTGCAACAACAAGGCTCTGACCAATTTTGTTGGATTAGGGATGATTTTCATAGTAGTGAACAAGCTTATTTTTCCAAAAAACTTATTATCACAGGGCATACAATCACCTTCACTTTACCTGGAGTGGAGCCAGGACAAATAGCAGCAGGAAAGGGGTGGTTAGATATTGAAACAGGAGCATATCATCACAACAGTGGTTGGATGACTGCCGTAGATCTTAATCATCATAAGGTTTACCAGGCCAATACTATAGATGGTCGTCTTCGCATTATGCCCCTCAGAAAAGCGATCGCCAAGGTGGATGCTACAAAAATTGTGTCCCGCAGAATGCGTAAGAGAGCTTAA
- the hisS gene encoding histidine--tRNA ligase, with product MIQALRGTRDILPEEVGYWQLIEATAREILGRAIYQEIRPPIFEQTALFERGIGEATDVVGKEMYTFKDRGDRFLTLRPEGTAGVVRAYISNKLYGQGGVQRLWYTGPMFRYERPQAGRQRQFHQVGLELLGSKAPRADVEVIALATDILQALGLKNLQLDINSVGNGSDRQQYREALVNYLEPYKEELDQDSQDRLTRNPLRILDSKDPKTQEIARNAPKITEHLSDESKKHFDTVLQLLTDLDIKYQINHCLVRGLDYYTHTAFEIISADLGAQATVCGGGRYDGLVSELGGPETQAVGWAIGMERLVLLLQELQGNPVNNPDLYLVSRGEIAEAKSLILAQKLRNAGLSIELDLSGSAFGKQFKRADRSGAVACLILGDAEAENMTVNLKWLASGEQQTLSQSNLLGMTEELKTKIAEIKRSF from the coding sequence ATGATTCAAGCATTAAGAGGAACAAGAGATATTCTGCCAGAGGAAGTCGGTTACTGGCAGTTAATTGAAGCCACTGCCAGAGAGATCTTAGGTAGAGCGATCTACCAGGAAATTCGTCCGCCAATTTTTGAACAGACTGCTTTGTTTGAGCGTGGTATTGGCGAAGCGACCGACGTGGTAGGGAAAGAGATGTATACCTTTAAAGATCGTGGCGATCGCTTTTTAACTTTACGCCCGGAAGGTACAGCAGGGGTAGTGCGAGCCTATATTAGTAATAAACTCTATGGTCAGGGTGGTGTCCAGCGTCTCTGGTATACAGGTCCCATGTTTCGTTATGAACGTCCCCAAGCTGGTCGTCAAAGACAGTTTCACCAAGTTGGTTTAGAATTATTGGGTAGTAAAGCACCTCGTGCAGATGTGGAGGTTATTGCTTTAGCAACTGATATTTTGCAAGCTTTGGGTTTAAAAAATCTCCAGTTAGATATCAACTCTGTCGGTAACGGTAGCGATCGCCAGCAATATCGGGAGGCACTAGTTAATTACCTTGAACCCTATAAAGAGGAACTCGACCAGGATTCACAAGATCGTTTAACGCGTAATCCTCTGAGAATTTTAGATAGTAAAGATCCGAAAACCCAAGAAATTGCGCGCAATGCCCCCAAAATCACCGAACATCTTAGTGATGAGTCGAAAAAACACTTTGATACTGTGTTGCAGTTACTTACTGATTTAGATATCAAATATCAAATCAATCACTGTTTAGTCAGGGGTTTAGATTACTATACCCATACTGCTTTTGAAATTATATCTGCTGACTTAGGCGCACAAGCAACGGTATGTGGTGGCGGACGTTATGATGGCTTAGTGAGCGAACTAGGTGGTCCTGAGACTCAAGCAGTGGGTTGGGCGATCGGCATGGAAAGGTTAGTGCTATTGCTGCAAGAACTACAAGGGAACCCAGTTAATAATCCTGATTTATATCTTGTTTCTCGTGGCGAAATTGCTGAAGCGAAAAGTTTAATTTTGGCGCAAAAACTACGCAATGCTGGCTTGAGTATCGAATTAGATCTTAGTGGAAGTGCCTTTGGTAAACAGTTTAAACGTGCCGATCGCAGTGGTGCAGTTGCTTGTTTAATCCTAGGCGATGCCGAGGCCGAAAATATGACTGTTAACTTAAAATGGTTAGCATCAGGAGAACAACAGACTCTTTCTCAAAGTAATTTATTAGGAATGACAGAGGAGTTGAAAACTAAAATTGCTGAGATAAAAAGAAGTTTTTAG
- a CDS encoding TIGR02450 family Trp-rich protein, protein MSKKQKQKFPYLVGSKWTNKQKTWGWRHFQVVNRKNQGKWVFAEMVASCDPQTRFWLNAIQLKDDSLWLPGWKTLQELELLENNKDANNIGY, encoded by the coding sequence ATGTCGAAAAAACAAAAACAAAAGTTCCCTTATTTAGTTGGCTCGAAATGGACTAACAAACAGAAAACATGGGGATGGCGACATTTCCAAGTAGTTAATCGCAAAAACCAAGGAAAATGGGTTTTTGCGGAAATGGTAGCATCTTGTGACCCCCAAACTCGCTTCTGGTTAAATGCAATTCAACTAAAAGATGACTCTCTCTGGTTACCTGGTTGGAAAACTTTGCAAGAGTTAGAGCTACTTGAGAACAATAAAGATGCTAATAATATCGGTTATTAA
- a CDS encoding polysaccharide biosynthesis/export family protein, whose translation MKIKSVLYQLFLEPVNKYSAIALSLLLAISATPAIAQDNTLELQDSDSSDSPTENSEINYRELPELKDSESPQSDPAQGIAPLPAESADSTESINFATQETDYTLGAGDQIKLDIFQVEEYSGEYPVLVDGTISLPLVGRVDVRGLSLKETSDVVSQEYSTYLKRPIITVGLVAPRPLKIGVSGEVDNPGTYEVPITAENPQFPSVTGIIRQAGGITTIADVRNVRVKREVKGKEVVYNANLWQLLTEGKVRQDISLRDGDNIFVPTTDEINTSELNRLAEASFGLQTDKPIQVAIVGEVFRPGSHFIQPELLSRNNDNNGTNAQRQESIPPRLTQAINVANGIKPLADVRNVEVRRTTWDDEEKVIAVNLWELIQAGDTKQDVILQEGDKIVVPKADALSKEEVDALATASFNRETITVNVVGEVNSPGAQEVQPGTPLNQAILAAGGFDNQRANSNKVELVSLKPDGTVDKRQIEVDLASGIDDVTNPTLNHNDVVVVGRSGTTAATDTAGQVFSPLGGFLGLLNLIF comes from the coding sequence ATGAAAATTAAGTCCGTTTTGTATCAATTATTTTTAGAACCAGTTAACAAATATAGCGCAATCGCTCTATCTTTACTTTTAGCAATTTCAGCTACTCCAGCAATTGCCCAAGACAATACTTTAGAATTACAAGATTCAGATTCTAGCGATTCCCCCACTGAAAATTCAGAAATTAATTATAGAGAATTACCTGAACTTAAAGATAGTGAATCACCTCAGTCAGACCCAGCACAAGGCATAGCACCTCTCCCAGCAGAAAGTGCCGATAGTACTGAAAGCATTAATTTTGCCACTCAAGAAACTGACTATACTCTTGGTGCAGGAGATCAGATTAAACTTGATATCTTCCAAGTAGAGGAGTACAGTGGCGAGTACCCTGTATTAGTAGATGGCACCATTAGTTTGCCTCTAGTCGGACGAGTTGATGTCCGAGGACTATCCCTGAAAGAAACCTCTGATGTGGTTTCTCAAGAATATTCAACTTACCTCAAAAGACCCATTATTACCGTTGGTTTAGTCGCCCCCCGTCCACTCAAAATTGGCGTTTCAGGAGAGGTTGACAACCCTGGGACATATGAAGTGCCGATTACGGCGGAGAACCCTCAGTTCCCCAGTGTGACTGGTATTATTCGACAGGCTGGTGGGATTACTACGATTGCTGATGTGCGCAACGTTAGAGTCAAAAGAGAGGTTAAAGGCAAAGAAGTAGTCTATAACGCTAATCTGTGGCAACTATTAACTGAAGGTAAAGTTAGGCAAGATATCTCCTTAAGAGATGGTGATAATATCTTTGTTCCTACTACCGACGAAATTAATACTTCGGAGTTGAATCGACTGGCAGAGGCCAGCTTTGGTCTCCAAACAGACAAACCGATCCAAGTGGCGATCGTCGGAGAAGTATTTCGTCCAGGCTCTCATTTTATTCAGCCAGAATTGCTGAGTAGAAACAACGATAATAATGGCACTAATGCACAGCGGCAAGAATCTATCCCTCCCAGACTTACTCAGGCGATCAATGTGGCTAACGGAATTAAACCTTTGGCAGATGTTCGCAATGTGGAGGTACGTCGAACTACTTGGGATGATGAAGAGAAAGTGATCGCGGTCAACTTATGGGAGTTGATTCAGGCAGGAGATACCAAACAAGACGTAATCTTACAAGAAGGAGATAAGATTGTCGTTCCCAAAGCTGATGCTTTGAGTAAGGAAGAAGTAGATGCCCTGGCTACAGCTAGTTTTAACCGTGAAACAATTACCGTTAATGTCGTGGGTGAAGTGAACTCTCCAGGAGCACAAGAAGTGCAACCGGGAACACCGCTAAACCAAGCTATTTTGGCTGCTGGAGGTTTTGATAATCAGCGTGCCAATAGTAATAAAGTTGAGTTGGTGAGCCTGAAACCAGACGGGACAGTAGATAAACGTCAGATAGAGGTCGATCTAGCATCGGGAATTGATGATGTGACTAATCCTACTCTCAATCATAATGATGTTGTGGTCGTTGGTCGCTCTGGTACAACAGCCGCTACTGATACGGCCGGTCAAGTCTTCAGTCCCCTTGGTGGATTTCTTGGTTTGCTTAATCTCATTTTTTAA
- a CDS encoding polysaccharide biosynthesis tyrosine autokinase: protein MPDRSSDRSTYPSLMNGNGSGVGSSNGNEQYIYSLPVVNQSGNEAEGDSIDLRQLTNIVKHRLRLISAIAIGATATAAIITFNQEPKYEGSFQLLVEPVSETQEDSLSPLSILQQDFGGLDYDTQIEVLRSPSVLNPIVQSLASRYPEIAYHELIKPKKSPLQIEQLNDTKIIEVSYIDTDPQKIQFILDTLSEEYLRYSLEEKRREVKQGVEFLDSQLPEARARVDELQEQVQKFRQKHNLLDPDKQASLLAQQQVRFEEQFFDTQGKLKETQSLYALLQNQLGLEPQQALAASYLSESPRYQNLLNELQQVEVELAKESARFLPANPTVQALEDKKARLLPLLKQEASGVLGNSLSGTVDNTPDLASPSSLRLGLNQQYIQATNEIELLKIREQALQEAISYIEELVQEMPVIARQYTDLQRELTVATESLNRFLTAQEELQLQGAQQALPWQTIAEAKVTEDPVSPNPPRNLILGLFSGLLLGVGTALLAERLDPVFHSSEELKESFNLPILGLIPVQKDLQPLDEIKSEPKIEKMGLPQLQIGNNTLNVNSSSSEAKLPSSNRKHKWYGASPFLEAFRSLNTNIKLLGSESAMRSFVISSSTPSEGKSTISCHLAQAAAAMGQKVLLVDADLRRPQVHRWIGVENQEGLSNILATGLDVESAIIKVPQWENLSVITAGDIPPDPTRLLASQKMYSLMDHLKGIRKYDLIIYDTPPILGFADGRILSTRTNGVVIVVRIGKTDRSLLKQNIDNIKMSNVPILGLVANHVNRTSGSHNYYSHYYADRK from the coding sequence ATGCCCGATAGAAGTTCAGATCGTTCTACTTATCCCTCCTTAATGAATGGGAATGGAAGTGGAGTTGGTAGTAGTAATGGAAATGAGCAATACATTTATTCTTTGCCGGTTGTTAATCAATCCGGAAATGAGGCTGAAGGGGATAGTATCGATTTACGTCAACTCACGAACATTGTTAAACATCGTCTAAGATTAATCAGTGCTATTGCGATCGGTGCGACAGCGACAGCAGCAATTATTACATTCAACCAAGAACCCAAATATGAAGGTAGTTTTCAGCTTTTGGTTGAGCCAGTATCGGAAACACAAGAAGATAGTTTGTCTCCTTTATCTATCTTGCAGCAGGATTTCGGCGGTCTAGATTATGATACTCAGATAGAAGTTCTCCGTAGTCCTAGTGTTCTTAATCCTATAGTCCAGAGTTTAGCTAGTCGATATCCTGAAATTGCATATCACGAGCTAATCAAACCCAAGAAATCTCCGCTACAAATCGAGCAACTAAACGATACTAAAATAATAGAAGTATCTTACATTGATACTGATCCGCAGAAGATTCAGTTTATCTTAGATACTTTATCAGAAGAATATTTGCGCTACTCCCTAGAAGAAAAAAGGCGCGAAGTGAAACAAGGTGTTGAGTTTTTGGATAGTCAATTGCCAGAAGCAAGAGCTAGGGTAGATGAACTGCAAGAGCAAGTACAAAAGTTTCGCCAAAAGCATAATCTGCTTGACCCCGATAAACAGGCATCTTTACTAGCACAACAACAAGTACGCTTTGAAGAACAGTTCTTTGATACGCAAGGTAAATTAAAAGAGACTCAATCTTTGTACGCTCTTTTGCAAAATCAATTAGGATTAGAACCACAACAAGCATTAGCTGCTAGCTATTTAAGTGAGTCTCCTCGTTATCAAAATCTACTTAATGAGCTTCAACAAGTAGAAGTTGAATTGGCCAAAGAATCTGCTCGTTTCTTGCCCGCCAACCCCACTGTACAAGCATTAGAAGATAAGAAAGCTAGATTACTGCCACTCTTGAAACAAGAAGCCTCTGGTGTTCTGGGTAATAGTCTATCGGGGACTGTAGATAATACTCCTGATTTGGCATCTCCTAGTTCTCTACGTTTAGGACTTAACCAACAATACATTCAAGCAACAAACGAGATTGAATTATTAAAAATTCGCGAGCAAGCTCTACAAGAAGCAATATCTTATATCGAAGAACTTGTCCAAGAAATGCCCGTAATTGCTCGTCAATATACAGATCTGCAGCGAGAGCTAACAGTAGCCACCGAAAGCTTGAATCGTTTTTTAACCGCCCAAGAAGAATTGCAACTTCAGGGAGCACAACAGGCCTTACCGTGGCAGACAATTGCTGAGGCCAAGGTGACAGAAGATCCTGTATCCCCTAACCCACCTCGTAATCTGATTTTAGGTTTATTTTCTGGTCTCTTATTGGGTGTGGGGACAGCATTATTAGCCGAACGATTAGATCCAGTATTTCATTCTTCTGAAGAATTGAAAGAGAGCTTTAATTTGCCAATACTTGGTCTGATTCCGGTTCAGAAAGATCTTCAACCTTTAGATGAGATTAAATCTGAACCCAAGATAGAAAAAATGGGTCTTCCTCAATTACAAATTGGGAATAATACTCTCAATGTAAATAGTTCTTCCTCTGAAGCTAAATTACCTAGCTCAAATAGAAAGCATAAATGGTATGGGGCATCACCATTTTTGGAAGCATTTCGTTCCCTTAATACTAATATCAAGCTGCTGGGTTCTGAATCGGCAATGCGCTCTTTTGTCATCAGTTCTTCTACTCCTTCGGAGGGTAAATCAACTATCTCTTGTCATTTAGCTCAAGCAGCCGCTGCTATGGGTCAAAAGGTGCTTCTGGTTGATGCTGATTTGCGTCGTCCCCAAGTACATCGATGGATCGGTGTAGAAAATCAAGAGGGTTTAAGTAATATTCTGGCTACTGGATTGGATGTTGAGTCAGCAATTATTAAAGTTCCACAATGGGAAAATTTATCGGTGATAACTGCCGGTGATATTCCTCCCGATCCTACTCGTCTGCTTGCTTCTCAAAAGATGTATTCTCTGATGGATCATCTCAAGGGTATTAGAAAATATGATTTGATCATTTACGATACTCCACCAATTTTAGGGTTTGCTGATGGTCGAATTTTGTCAACACGTACTAATGGAGTAGTAATAGTAGTTAGAATTGGTAAAACTGATCGTTCTTTACTCAAACAAAATATTGACAATATTAAAATGTCTAATGTGCCAATTTTAGGTCTAGTAGCTAATCACGTAAATCGCACTTCAGGCAGCCATAATTACTATAGTCACTATTACGCGGACCGAAAATAG
- a CDS encoding cofactor assembly of complex C subunit B, which produces MDIPIITSTFFLTLLMMIGLFFFIRASVKDRTTQIRLIPSESEDILLKKLQSYFEARAYQLVAVDADKQKITFRGFVQPSLFLAILLSFLAGVGLSCLALVLLLLFPNPNLDNVFWLLVLLAPLAGIFYWRKAGRWEEILLQVISNQSDYPQGLHSNGCTLRDRNLIGVTAHRDELIQLQANLSVQTAE; this is translated from the coding sequence GTGGATATACCAATTATTACTTCAACTTTTTTCCTCACCCTGTTAATGATGATTGGGTTGTTCTTCTTCATTCGGGCTTCAGTCAAAGACCGAACGACACAAATTCGCTTAATTCCTTCTGAGTCAGAGGATATTCTGCTCAAAAAACTGCAGTCGTATTTTGAAGCTCGAGCTTATCAACTAGTTGCTGTGGATGCAGACAAGCAAAAAATAACATTTAGGGGATTTGTGCAACCTAGTCTATTTTTAGCTATTCTTCTCAGCTTTTTAGCAGGAGTTGGCTTATCTTGTTTAGCTTTAGTTTTGTTGCTGTTATTTCCTAATCCTAATCTTGATAATGTTTTCTGGCTTTTAGTTTTATTAGCACCTCTAGCTGGTATATTTTATTGGCGCAAAGCAGGGCGTTGGGAAGAAATACTACTTCAGGTCATATCTAACCAAAGCGATTACCCGCAGGGCTTGCACTCGAATGGGTGTACGCTTCGCGATCGCAACTTAATCGGTGTAACTGCCCATAGAGATGAGCTGATTCAACTACAAGCAAATTTGTCTGTACAAACAGCAGAATGA
- a CDS encoding DUF3155 domain-containing protein, producing the protein MARKRKRKSRRRQEGRKILELVPQYHIESGEDKPVTAARNYISSLGIVPPALMVVKRNEHTTDRYFWAEKGLFGAQYVEENHFLFPSLQAIELQQDWDNGKKAVATMVSR; encoded by the coding sequence TTGGCAAGAAAACGCAAACGTAAGAGCCGCCGTCGTCAAGAAGGGCGCAAGATTTTAGAGCTCGTTCCTCAGTATCACATTGAAAGCGGTGAAGACAAGCCAGTTACAGCTGCCCGTAACTACATATCCTCCCTCGGTATTGTCCCTCCGGCACTCATGGTAGTTAAAAGGAACGAACACACTACAGATCGTTACTTTTGGGCAGAAAAAGGCTTATTTGGAGCACAGTATGTTGAGGAGAATCATTTTCTCTTTCCGAGTTTACAGGCTATTGAACTCCAGCAAGACTGGGATAATGGTAAGAAAGCTGTTGCTACCATGGTTAGTCGTTGA
- a CDS encoding ATP-binding protein, whose translation MSNNHISSTEFTTLCQSQMTLLNRSLGAIWSIVYLTEESTEDEQTQLFPFAIFPQTDHHNLSKLPAVELSEIWQQSQNHSLARLLPANFVSTPKLSPSEWKSESPERKQLILPLIYQENFLGLLVTGRKDREWHQQELTQIEEIASTLAIARFLELQRKWTQQELALQENLRRIEHDRLDDLLHQLRNPLTALRTFSKLLMKRLLPADRNLSIVKSILEQSDRFQELLKQFEAESEQVKAINSPAFKKTSVPYLETNDSLVNQSNFLLPSSNAEFEAVDLEQILIPLLKTAEAIAAERNIQLQSKIPQALPKITGDLAALREIFNNLIDNAFKYTPAGGKVELDIQTKQLKTNSKMLGVVIRDTGYGIPSKDQERIFERHYRGVQAESSIPGTGLGLAIAQELVIKMQGEIELISPNNLLEDRPGTTFIVWLPISIDN comes from the coding sequence ATGTCTAATAATCATATTTCCAGCACTGAATTTACTACTTTATGCCAATCCCAAATGACACTGTTAAATAGAAGTTTGGGAGCAATTTGGAGTATTGTTTATTTAACAGAAGAATCAACTGAAGATGAACAAACTCAGTTATTTCCCTTTGCAATTTTTCCTCAAACGGATCATCACAATTTATCAAAACTTCCTGCTGTTGAATTATCTGAAATCTGGCAACAGTCTCAAAATCATTCTCTAGCCCGGTTGCTACCTGCAAATTTTGTCAGTACTCCAAAACTTTCCCCATCAGAGTGGAAGTCTGAGTCTCCAGAGAGAAAACAACTGATATTGCCTCTGATTTATCAAGAAAATTTTCTGGGATTATTGGTAACTGGACGAAAAGATCGGGAATGGCATCAACAAGAATTAACCCAAATAGAGGAAATTGCTAGTACATTGGCGATCGCACGTTTTTTGGAATTACAACGTAAATGGACTCAACAAGAGTTAGCTCTCCAAGAAAATTTGCGCCGAATTGAACACGATCGCTTAGATGACTTATTGCATCAGTTGCGTAATCCGCTGACCGCTTTAAGGACATTTAGTAAATTACTCATGAAGCGTCTGTTACCAGCAGATCGGAATCTCTCAATCGTCAAAAGCATTTTAGAACAAAGCGATCGCTTTCAAGAGTTATTAAAACAATTTGAGGCAGAATCAGAGCAAGTAAAAGCAATTAATTCTCCTGCTTTTAAGAAAACTTCGGTTCCCTATTTAGAAACTAATGATAGTCTAGTTAACCAAAGTAATTTTTTATTACCTAGCTCTAATGCTGAATTTGAAGCCGTTGATTTAGAGCAAATATTGATACCGTTGTTAAAGACTGCTGAGGCGATCGCCGCTGAAAGAAATATCCAGTTACAGAGTAAGATTCCCCAGGCTTTACCTAAAATCACGGGAGATCTTGCGGCTTTAAGAGAAATTTTTAATAATTTAATTGATAATGCCTTCAAGTATACTCCCGCTGGAGGAAAAGTAGAGCTGGATATCCAGACAAAACAATTGAAAACCAATTCCAAAATGTTGGGTGTAGTTATTCGAGATACTGGTTATGGTATCCCCAGTAAGGACCAAGAGCGCATTTTTGAACGCCATTACCGAGGTGTTCAAGCAGAAAGTAGTATCCCGGGGACGGGACTGGGGCTAGCGATCGCTCAAGAACTGGTGATTAAAATGCAGGGAGAAATTGAATTAATCAGTCCTAACAATTTATTAGAAGATCGTCCTGGGACTACTTTTATTGTTTGGCTACCGATCTCAATTGATAATTAA
- a CDS encoding glycosyltransferase: protein MRKLYFLLPGTKGKFGGGGLWAELNTCTLAQQICEAEIVTYRQRETEHSFLADILPGCKPESSIFIIGWGFDVPKIIPKLKGQNIIYHAHSANYGFKIPSEIPIITVSRNTMGYWGEQAANGLIYYLPNQIGAQFRNFNQPRDIDILVQTRKSSEYLLKQLIPALKSRYRVEIIDSYVEDLAGLFNRSKIYLYDSAEYWAVSGVTEGFGLPPLEALACGCEVFSSVNHGLADFLDPGFNCHKIAGYSLGYDLTRIAHVLERLEQSSSFVLSGGEDRSKNVTVANQSPSKKLLESLLAEYRSENLISKLEIILTEINCFFDYCLEDSENIKGLNKIRIEKLKIHRTISKIQQKFKTLIKANS, encoded by the coding sequence ATGCGAAAATTATATTTTTTGTTGCCAGGAACAAAGGGGAAGTTTGGTGGTGGCGGGCTGTGGGCAGAATTGAATACCTGTACATTAGCGCAACAAATTTGTGAGGCGGAGATAGTTACTTATCGCCAACGAGAAACAGAGCATTCTTTTTTAGCTGATATATTGCCAGGATGTAAACCTGAATCATCAATTTTTATAATTGGTTGGGGTTTTGATGTTCCCAAAATCATCCCTAAGTTGAAGGGACAAAATATTATCTATCATGCCCATAGTGCGAACTATGGCTTTAAAATACCGTCAGAAATTCCCATTATCACCGTCAGTCGTAACACAATGGGATATTGGGGAGAGCAAGCTGCAAATGGATTAATTTATTATTTACCCAATCAAATTGGCGCTCAATTTCGCAATTTTAATCAACCAAGAGATATTGATATTCTGGTACAAACCCGTAAATCTTCTGAGTATTTACTAAAACAATTAATTCCAGCTTTAAAATCTCGTTATCGAGTAGAAATTATTGATAGCTATGTTGAAGACCTAGCAGGATTATTTAATCGCAGTAAAATTTACCTTTATGACTCAGCAGAATATTGGGCAGTAAGTGGAGTAACAGAAGGATTTGGCTTACCGCCTCTAGAAGCTTTAGCTTGTGGTTGTGAAGTATTCTCAAGTGTTAATCATGGGCTGGCAGATTTTCTCGATCCTGGATTTAACTGTCACAAAATTGCCGGATATAGCCTAGGATACGATTTGACCAGAATTGCTCACGTTCTAGAACGTCTAGAACAATCATCTTCATTCGTACTGTCAGGGGGTGAAGATCGCAGCAAGAATGTTACCGTAGCTAACCAATCGCCATCAAAAAAGTTACTTGAATCTTTGCTGGCAGAATATCGTAGTGAAAATTTGATATCCAAATTAGAAATAATCTTGACCGAGATAAATTGCTTTTTCGATTATTGTTTAGAAGATTCAGAGAATATTAAAGGCTTGAATAAAATTAGGATTGAGAAATTAAAAATCCACCGAACAATATCCAAAATACAGCAAAAATTTAAAACCTTAATCAAAGCTAATAGCTAA